In the genome of Nycticebus coucang isolate mNycCou1 chromosome X, mNycCou1.pri, whole genome shotgun sequence, the window AGGCAGGGCTGAGCATATCCAACAAAGAGTAGACTGTTTTGTGGTAGGGAGTCTGTAAATGATCATCCACCTCGTCAAAAGCATAAACTACTTCCTTAAGTCCTGCTTCAGTGAGCTCCAGGCAATATctgttcctttcctttgtttccaCATTGGTATAGGCCACATCTTCTGCACAGTACAGACTTGTTGAGACAAACATGTTGTTAATAGCAAAGAGAATATCATCTACAACTGCTTCAGCTTCTAGCTT includes:
- the LOC128578265 gene encoding GSK3B-interacting protein-like codes for the protein MELSSISRYEEGLEPNALEGADVKDMKLEAEAVVDDILFAINNMFVSTSLYCAEDVAYTNVETKERNRYCLELTEAGLKEVVYAFDEVDDHLQTPYHKTVYSLLDMLSPAYWEAFGNTLLQRLEAW